In Heliangelus exortis chromosome 3, bHelExo1.hap1, whole genome shotgun sequence, the genomic stretch TGCCTTTCTGTGTTTATAGCATCCTGCATTCAGCCTTTCTGCCTCTGGTCTCAGGAAGGCCTCCTGAGGTGGCTCCTTGGACCCAAGCAGGATCTCTCTTGAAGCTCCCCACCCGCAGCACTTCCCTGGTGCCTGTgtgcctggcaggcagctggagcctCCTGGCTGTCTCCTGGGTGTCACAGGTCTCCTGCTGGGGAGTTCCTCAACCTGCCAGGGGAAGGAAATGGGACATGGAACCTGGGGACACAGGCTGTGTGCTGACTGTAGTGAGAGGGGGTTGTtcaaggagggagagaggagccagctctgctctgctctgctcctttcagtgcttggaaggagcagaagcagTGAGACAGAGGAAAGGCCCAAGCTGCTCAAGGGACTGTCTGACTGCAACAGAAGCAGTGGGACAGAGAGTTCTCCAGAGGAAAGGCCCAAGCTGCTGAGGGGACTGTCtgactgcagcagaagcagcttccTGGGGACTCTCTGTGCTCCTAAATACATTTCCTGCAGGGTAAATGTTTCTCAGATGTTTCTCCCTTGCTGTTGTCTCTTCTCTCCAGCAGGAACAAAACCCGTGTTCCATTGAATAACTTTCTCTCATTAGGACATTTTTTGAAGCTCTGTTAAAACAAGCTCAGAGGAAAGGAGCTCTGGATGTCACCTGCTCAAggcctcctgctccagcagagccacTTACCCAGGCTCACAGCCAGACTCCTCCACAGGATGCATCCTCCTGTCACCAGGCACCACCCTGGAGAGTCCTGAAATGCAAAACGGTCTGAGAACATCTGCTCTGTCAAGCTGGACATTTTGCTGGGGTGGGTCCTGATCTGAGAAGCCGTGTGGATGCTGTTGTGCTACAGGGAGCCCCTCGTTTGGGAGCCTCTGTGCTCAATGGGACAGTGTCCTCAGCCAGGGAGGATCAGTGGATGGCAAGAGGAGCCCTGTGGAGGCAGAGTGCCAGCTTGGGAAAGACCACGTCCTGCCTAGGGACAAGGCTGAGGGGCAGAACCAGGGACTGTTGCTCCCTCAGCCCAGTTTGTGAGGGGCAAGTGACCACCTGGACCCCCGCTCAGGCCCCCAGCAGAGAATGCAAGAGGTTCACCTCAGTGACTGGGCTGGGAaaagagatggagggagggagagggcaggCAGGAAAGGGAACTGTCCCCGTCCCTACCTGGGGGGAGGTGACACATCAGGAAGAGCCGGGGGGCTCCATCTGCAGCCCCTTCGGTCCttcccagggaagcagctgcagccctgtggTGAGGGAGGGACCGTGGTGTCCTGGGCCTCGGTCAGGCACGGGTGGCTGAGGGGCAGATGTcaggtgtccccaggctgccagcacGCCGGGTGTCACTGCTGATGGCGGCGTGGCCTCTTCTGGGGCTGGCAGGACTCCTGGCAGCCACTGGGCCTCCTCTTCAGGGCTCTGCGTGGCCGCCCACGGGAGGAGCggtccctgccctggctggcacgggagggacctggggctgctgcctggggatcCCCCCCTTGATCTTCCTCCTGGCCCTGGGTGGGAACGGGGACATCGGGggggctgctggcactgccccccagagcagccctggaggTGGTGGGGTGCTCCTCTTCCTGGGCTCCATCACGGCtgccaggaggggctgtgcGGGGGCCATCGGGAGGCTCCTGCCCCTCGTCCTCCCGGCGGGTGTCCAGGCCCAGCAGCCGGTGAGCCTCCCGCCCGCAGCGCTGCACGACCACCTCGATGAGGTCTGCGACGAACGGGGCCGCGCGGTCCCCGAGCCCGTCCTGGAGCAGCCGCAGCAGGGACCCTTCCTCCAGCCCAAAGAGCCCCAGCACGACCATGATCAGGTCTGCAAACAAGGCTGCCGAGGAAGGGTCCTCCGccaagagcagccccagctgctcccGGACCCAGGGCATGAATCTCCGGAACAGAGCGGGGTGCTCATCGAACAGGGTGGCCCAGGTGTCCGGATGGAGCCCACCCACGGGGCTCACGGGACGCGACTCCGCTGCCCGCGCCTGCGGTGTCCCCGGGCGAGGGGGGCGGTGGATCTCGGGGTGCCTGGGCGCTGGGGTGAGGAACACCTCCTCAAAATCCTCATCCCCACGCACCGAGTGCAGGATGGACGCCACTCTCCTCTTGCAGA encodes the following:
- the LOC139795372 gene encoding E3 ubiquitin-protein ligase Topors-like, which produces MGSESPSPAPSSPPQPVGSRDTPQEERCPICLDSWEDPSFLLPCLHRFCYGCILRWVGSKPECPLCKRRVASILHSVRGDEDFEEVFLTPAPRHPEIHRPPRPGTPQARAAESRPVSPVGGLHPDTWATLFDEHPALFRRFMPWVREQLGLLLAEDPSSAALFADLIMVVLGLFGLEEGSLLRLLQDGLGDRAAPFVADLIEVVVQRCGREAHRLLGLDTRREDEGQEPPDGPRTAPPGSRDGAQEEEHPTTSRAALGGSASSPPDVPVPTQGQEEDQGGDPQAAAPGPSRASQGRDRSSRGRPRRALKRRPSGCQESCQPQKRPRRHQQ